The following are from one region of the Hydrogenophaga sp. BPS33 genome:
- a CDS encoding Rne/Rng family ribonuclease, whose amino-acid sequence MKRMLINATQAEERRLAIVDGQKLLDYEIEIEGREQRKGNIYKAVVTRVEPSLEACFVDYGEDRHGFLPFKEISRQYFAAGVPVNQARINDVIKEGQELLVQVEKEERGNKGAALTTFVSLAGRYVVLMPNNPRGGGVSRRIEGEDRQELKQALDQLEYPNGMSIIARTAGIGRDAPELQWDLNYLLKLWNAIDGAAKGGKGAYLIYQESSLVIRAIRDYFNSDIGEILIDTDDIFEQAHQFMSHVMPEHGHRVKRYRDDAPLFSRFQIEHQIETAYSRIVQLPSGGAIVIDQTEALVAVDVNSARAIKGGDIEETATRTNLEAADEVARQARLRDLGGLVVIDFIDMEESKNRREVENRLRDALRQDRARVQFGSISKFGLLEMSRQRLKPALNEGASIPCPRCGGSGHIRDTESSALQILRVIQEESLKDSTAAVLVQVPVEVASFLLNEKRTEITKIELKQRVNVMLVPNKSLDTPNYKLERLKHDDPRLDNLEASYKLAEEEEDVASFTRRSQERTNKQEPVIKGVLPDGPAPVAAPRPETPAAAPAAVPAAQRAPVAPAPAPAEKGFFGWLKSLFSAEPAPVKSAATEAPAPSKPAREERTEGGRREGSRNRGSRDRDGRGSREGREGAGRNGGRGGEARADGGRVEGRNEQRGEGRRGGEGRGDNRSEARGERGERSENRNEPRGEGRQRNDNRRDGGRREAAATDNVANALPLAATAQGEHAPEAAEGQPRRERERRPRGERGENRRRPEEGEVAAVPAAAQDNDNDGNAGVATDAPREGEATENGAPRGNRERRSRDRYGRDRRERGPREDVAESEESAGAPQADAPAAAVVEPAADTTAYEAPVRSYFSVPTSPLVNEAPASVASEPAAPAAMAEPTPAPAPAPAPTAPRAPAPVAAPVAAPVAAPVPVRGLPKVPAYALSIEEMNQIAQSSGLEWVNSNAEKVAQAQAAIAAEPKPIHVPREPKPAVMLDEGPLVLVETRKDLRDIKLPFENA is encoded by the coding sequence ATGAAACGCATGCTGATCAATGCCACGCAGGCCGAAGAGCGCCGCCTGGCCATCGTCGATGGGCAAAAGCTGCTCGACTACGAAATCGAAATCGAAGGGCGCGAACAGCGCAAAGGCAATATCTACAAGGCGGTCGTCACCCGCGTCGAACCGTCCCTGGAGGCTTGCTTCGTCGACTACGGCGAAGACCGCCACGGCTTCCTGCCTTTCAAGGAAATCTCGCGCCAGTATTTCGCCGCGGGCGTGCCGGTGAACCAGGCGCGCATCAACGACGTGATCAAGGAAGGCCAGGAACTGCTGGTCCAGGTTGAAAAGGAAGAACGCGGCAACAAGGGTGCGGCCCTCACCACCTTCGTGAGCCTGGCCGGCCGCTACGTGGTGCTGATGCCCAACAACCCGCGCGGCGGCGGCGTGAGCCGGCGTATCGAAGGCGAAGACCGCCAGGAACTCAAGCAGGCGCTAGACCAGCTGGAGTACCCCAATGGCATGAGCATCATCGCCCGCACCGCCGGCATCGGCCGCGATGCGCCCGAGCTGCAGTGGGACCTGAACTACCTGCTCAAGCTGTGGAACGCCATCGACGGCGCGGCCAAGGGCGGCAAGGGCGCGTACCTGATCTACCAGGAATCGAGCCTGGTCATCCGCGCGATCCGCGACTATTTCAACAGCGACATCGGCGAGATCCTGATCGACACCGACGACATCTTCGAACAGGCGCACCAGTTCATGAGCCACGTGATGCCCGAGCACGGGCACCGCGTGAAGCGCTACCGCGACGACGCGCCGCTGTTCTCGCGCTTCCAGATCGAGCACCAGATCGAGACCGCCTACAGCCGCATCGTGCAGTTGCCCAGCGGCGGCGCCATCGTGATCGACCAGACCGAAGCGCTGGTGGCGGTGGACGTGAACTCGGCGCGCGCCATCAAGGGCGGTGACATCGAGGAAACCGCGACCCGCACCAACCTCGAAGCTGCCGACGAAGTGGCACGCCAGGCGCGCCTGCGCGACCTGGGCGGCCTGGTGGTGATCGACTTCATCGACATGGAAGAGTCGAAGAACCGCCGCGAGGTCGAAAACCGCCTGCGCGACGCGCTGCGCCAGGACCGCGCGCGTGTGCAGTTCGGCTCCATCAGCAAGTTCGGCCTGCTCGAAATGAGCCGCCAGCGGCTCAAGCCCGCGCTCAACGAAGGCGCCTCCATTCCTTGCCCGCGTTGCGGTGGCTCGGGCCACATCCGCGACACCGAAAGCTCGGCGCTGCAGATCCTGCGCGTGATCCAGGAAGAGTCGCTCAAGGACAGCACGGCCGCCGTTCTGGTGCAGGTGCCGGTCGAAGTGGCCAGTTTCCTGCTCAATGAGAAGCGCACCGAGATCACCAAGATCGAACTCAAGCAGCGCGTCAATGTGATGCTGGTGCCCAACAAGTCGCTCGATACACCCAACTACAAGCTGGAGCGGCTGAAGCACGACGACCCGCGCCTGGACAACCTCGAAGCCAGCTACAAGCTGGCCGAGGAGGAAGAGGATGTGGCCAGCTTCACGCGCCGCAGCCAGGAGCGCACCAACAAGCAGGAACCCGTGATCAAGGGCGTGCTGCCCGATGGCCCCGCACCCGTGGCCGCGCCGCGACCGGAAACGCCTGCGGCCGCACCCGCAGCCGTGCCGGCGGCCCAGCGCGCGCCCGTGGCCCCCGCGCCAGCCCCTGCCGAGAAAGGCTTCTTCGGCTGGCTCAAGAGCCTGTTCAGTGCGGAACCCGCGCCGGTCAAGTCCGCCGCGACAGAAGCACCCGCACCGAGCAAGCCTGCGCGCGAGGAACGCACCGAAGGTGGCCGACGCGAAGGCAGCCGCAACCGCGGTAGCCGTGACCGCGACGGCCGTGGTTCGCGAGAAGGCCGTGAAGGCGCCGGCCGCAACGGTGGCCGTGGTGGCGAGGCCCGCGCCGACGGTGGCCGGGTGGAAGGCCGCAACGAACAACGCGGTGAAGGCCGCCGGGGCGGTGAAGGCCGTGGTGACAACCGCAGCGAAGCACGCGGTGAGCGCGGCGAGCGAAGCGAGAACCGCAACGAGCCACGCGGTGAAGGCCGCCAGCGCAACGACAACCGCCGCGACGGCGGCCGCCGCGAAGCCGCCGCCACGGACAACGTCGCCAACGCCCTGCCCTTGGCCGCAACGGCTCAGGGCGAGCACGCGCCCGAGGCCGCGGAAGGCCAGCCGCGCCGTGAGCGCGAACGCCGCCCCCGTGGCGAGCGGGGCGAGAACCGCCGCCGCCCGGAAGAAGGCGAAGTCGCCGCTGTACCAGCCGCAGCGCAGGACAACGACAACGACGGCAACGCCGGTGTCGCCACCGATGCACCGCGCGAGGGTGAGGCCACGGAAAACGGCGCACCGCGCGGCAACCGCGAGCGCCGCAGCCGCGATCGCTATGGCCGCGACCGCCGCGAGCGCGGCCCACGCGAAGATGTGGCCGAGAGCGAAGAAAGCGCTGGCGCGCCGCAGGCCGATGCGCCCGCCGCAGCAGTGGTCGAGCCCGCTGCCGACACGACCGCCTACGAGGCCCCTGTGCGCAGCTACTTCAGCGTGCCCACGTCACCCCTGGTGAACGAAGCACCGGCCAGCGTAGCCAGCGAGCCCGCAGCGCCAGCAGCAATGGCCGAGCCAACCCCGGCTCCCGCACCCGCACCCGCACCGACCGCGCCGCGCGCGCCGGCCCCAGTGGCGGCACCGGTCGCGGCACCGGTCGCGGCCCCAGTCCCCGTTCGTGGCCTGCCCAAAGTGCCAGCGTATGCCTTGTCGATCGAGGAGATGAACCAGATCGCCCAGTCCAGCGGTCTCGAGTGGGTGAACTCCAATGCCGAGAAGGTGGCCCAGGCGCAAGCCGCCATCGCCGCCGAACCCAAGCCGATCCATGTGCCGCGCGAACCCAAGCCGGCGGTGATGCTGGACGAAGGTCCGCTGGTGCTGGTGGAAACGCGCAAGGATCTGCGCGACATCAAGCTGCCGTTCGAGAACGCCTGA
- a CDS encoding RluA family pseudouridine synthase: MSSHPNSGEVRHITVDEESAGQRLDNFLIRTLKGVPKSHIYRIIRSGEVRRNKGRVGADDRVAMGDLLRIPPIRLSERIEEKAAQPAPAREFPVVFEDDAFLAIDKPAGVAVHGGSGVSFGVIEQMRQARPQAKLLELVHRLDRETSGLLLIAKKKSALKALQDQFRERETGKTYLALVKGVWPARLKVLDQPLHKYLLPDGERRVKVTHADDPDGMRSITLVKVARHLPATHGLQSSAPDGFSLLEVTIKTGRTHQIRVHLASAGHPIAGDDKYGDFELNRQLGRAGLRRMFLHAWRLRLTHPVTKMPLEFQAELPAELLRWTTLE; the protein is encoded by the coding sequence ATGTCCAGCCATCCGAATTCTGGGGAAGTCCGACACATCACGGTTGACGAAGAGTCGGCGGGTCAACGGTTGGACAACTTCCTCATCCGCACCCTCAAGGGAGTGCCCAAATCGCACATCTACCGCATCATTCGATCGGGTGAAGTGCGTCGCAACAAGGGGCGGGTTGGAGCAGATGACCGCGTGGCCATGGGCGACCTGTTGCGCATTCCCCCCATTCGACTGTCCGAACGGATTGAAGAAAAAGCGGCCCAGCCGGCACCGGCGCGTGAATTTCCGGTTGTTTTCGAGGACGACGCCTTTCTGGCGATCGATAAACCCGCCGGCGTGGCCGTCCATGGCGGCAGCGGCGTGAGTTTTGGTGTGATTGAGCAAATGCGACAAGCCCGTCCGCAAGCCAAACTCCTCGAATTGGTGCACCGTCTCGATCGTGAAACCAGCGGCCTGTTGCTGATTGCCAAAAAGAAGAGTGCGCTAAAGGCTTTGCAGGATCAATTCCGGGAGCGCGAAACCGGGAAAACCTATCTCGCGTTGGTCAAAGGCGTGTGGCCTGCGCGCTTGAAAGTGTTGGACCAGCCGCTGCACAAATACCTATTGCCCGATGGCGAGCGGCGGGTGAAGGTGACCCATGCCGACGATCCGGATGGCATGCGTTCGATCACGCTGGTCAAGGTCGCACGGCATCTGCCGGCCACGCACGGGCTGCAATCGAGCGCTCCCGACGGTTTCAGCCTGCTGGAGGTGACGATCAAGACGGGCCGTACGCACCAGATTCGTGTGCATCTGGCCAGTGCCGGGCATCCGATCGCTGGAGACGATAAATATGGGGATTTTGAACTCAATCGCCAATTGGGCAGGGCCGGGTTGAGGCGCATGTTTCTGCATGCCTGGCGCCTGAGATTGACACATCCTGTCACCA